The Streptomyces hundungensis genome contains the following window.
TGGTTGATGGGGACGGTCACCATGAGTTCTTCCAGGCTCACAGGAAGTATCTATGCGATAAAAGGTGCAAACGGGTGAAAGTGGCGCTATTTCACTGGAGTGGCGGATATGAAAAGCACTCTGGGGCGGCACACTGTGCGGCCGCCGGGTCGCCAAACCGTCACTCGCGGTGATCTTTGCCGCCGGTGGGCCGCGTCCTGTCGGGCGGTGGGCAGTACCCTGTCGATTCACTCGTACGGCGCTGTCGCCGTGCGGGTTTGTTCCGTTGCCCCTAAGGAGTTTTCGATGAGCGAGGAACTCGATCCCGAGGTGGTCGAGCTGGCGTCCAGGATCTTCGAGCTGGCCCGTCAGGGAGAGGCCGAGGCGCTCGCCGCATACGTCGACGCCGGGGTGTCCGCGAACCTCACCAACGACCGCGGCGACTCGCTCGTCATGCTGGCCGCCTACCACGGCCACGCGGAGGCCGTCGCCGCCCTGCTGGCCCGCGGCGCCGAGGCCGACCGCGCCAACGACCGGGGCCAGACGCCGCTCGCCGGCGCCGTCTTCAAGGGCGAGGACGCCGTGATCAAGGCCCTCCTCGCCGGCGGAGCCGATCCTTCCGCCGGGACGCCCTCCGCGGTCGACACCGCCCGGATGTTCGGCAAGACGGAACTGCTCGCCCTGTTCGGCGCCAACTGAGCGTCCACCGAGCGTTTACGGGGGATCCACCGAAGAGCCCGGGGAGAGGGGCGCCGTAAATGTGGTCGCGATGGCGAAATGGCTGGGTCATCATGACGTCGAACCCCTACATCGGGGGCAGGGTCCCTTCATCGGGGACCACGACGAGAGGCAGGAAGATGGTCTACACCAAGCAGAAGACGGCGGGCGACCCCTCATGTTGCTGCGCGGCCTAGGGCAAGGCACGAATCCCCCGGTTGCGTCGACAGCTTGATGTGAGGCTATTCCCATGTTCGATCCAGTCATAGCGCCGAGCGGCACGCTGCTCGGTCTGTTGCAGCGGGGCCGCGGCGACGGCACCCTGCACGCGCTGGCCGCCCCGCGCGACGAGGCCCTGGCGGCCCTCAACCACTGCGTTCTGAGCGACCCCCGCCACGACTGGCAGGTCGAGAACCGCTCCCTCTACTACGCGCGCCTCTTCCTGGATCTCGACGGTGAGCTCGACCAGATCGAGCACCACCTCTTCGGCGCCGAGGACCTCCTCGACACCGAGGACACCAGGACCGGGCTCGCCCTCGCCGTCCTGGGCCACCTCGCCTCGTACGGCAGGAACGACGCGCTCGCGCTGCTCCGCCGCTACGCCGCGACGGGTTCCAACTGGGCCTGGGCCCTGGACGAGCTCGCGCTGCGCGACGACGACGCGGGCCTGCGCGCCCTCGCCACGTCCGTGCTCGGCCGCTTCAGCGCCGATGCGCACGGCGACGCCGAGCTCGCCGCCACCGTGCGCGACGCCTTCGAGCCACGTCCCTGGCGGCTGTGGGCCGAGGATCCGCGCCCCGGCGTGGGCGCCCGGGTGCGGGCCGCCCAGGAGGCCGGATCCTTCGACCGCTGGCAGCGCCAGCTGCGGCCCTCGGGCCCACGCCCCGGCTGGAGCGTGGCTGCCGTCTTCGACTGGGCCGACGAGGGCCTGGAGCGCGGCGCGGTCCTGCATCTGCCCGCTGCCCGCTGCCTCGGCGCCGTCGCAGGCCCGGAGGACCGGGACGCCATCATCGAGGCGGCCCGCTCCGGCACCGACGGAGCGCGCGGCGCGGCCCTGCACTATCTCGCCGAGTCCCGCGACGCCCGCGTCCTCGACCTGATCGAGGCGGCCGTCTCGACCGGCTCGCCCATCGCGGCCGAGGCCGCCGTGCACGCCTTCGAGCGGATGTGCGGCGCCGAGGCCGTCGACCGGGCCCGCGGCTGGGCCCAGCGCCCCGACGAACTGGGCGCCTCCGCCGCCAGTGTGCTCGCCTCCCGGGGCGAGGCAGGCGACGAGAAGCTGGTGCTCGGCGCACTGCGCGAGACCGTACGCTCCGAAGGCCCCGACGCCCCGCTGCTGCGGGCCCTCGTCGACGGGGCGGGACGGCTCGGCATCGGATGCGCGGCCCCGGTCCTGCGGCACGTGTACCGCGAGACCGCCTCCTCGCAG
Protein-coding sequences here:
- a CDS encoding ankyrin repeat domain-containing protein, which codes for MSEELDPEVVELASRIFELARQGEAEALAAYVDAGVSANLTNDRGDSLVMLAAYHGHAEAVAALLARGAEADRANDRGQTPLAGAVFKGEDAVIKALLAGGADPSAGTPSAVDTARMFGKTELLALFGAN
- a CDS encoding HEAT repeat domain-containing protein produces the protein MFDPVIAPSGTLLGLLQRGRGDGTLHALAAPRDEALAALNHCVLSDPRHDWQVENRSLYYARLFLDLDGELDQIEHHLFGAEDLLDTEDTRTGLALAVLGHLASYGRNDALALLRRYAATGSNWAWALDELALRDDDAGLRALATSVLGRFSADAHGDAELAATVRDAFEPRPWRLWAEDPRPGVGARVRAAQEAGSFDRWQRQLRPSGPRPGWSVAAVFDWADEGLERGAVLHLPAARCLGAVAGPEDRDAIIEAARSGTDGARGAALHYLAESRDARVLDLIEAAVSTGSPIAAEAAVHAFERMCGAEAVDRARGWAQRPDELGASAASVLASRGEAGDEKLVLGALRETVRSEGPDAPLLRALVDGAGRLGIGCAAPVLRHVYRETASSQLRGRTARALAATDPSFATGFAVECLWDCEETTREVAAQYAELVDARVADRLRRLAADPAEEAEVQSAIHDRLGPDTTAV